One window of Campylobacter sp. RM12651 genomic DNA carries:
- a CDS encoding GGDEF domain-containing protein — MKEIRRVDNFEYIIKVTVVIIGLVHLIYAVSFTLTGLYFLLPSSLIQIIISLLVAYVVLIRNKGYAIATLYAHLDILFSCCYCTYYLGWGYGFTMIIVLLLSLAYLQNFNTFLVPIGIGLVEATAFFVMLYITKDTPNYPNPYMPYINIANFLFMVVTLLVYIWLNDRENAKIIKQLDARKEFLQYKAENDYLTTLLNRRAMNEILDNMLEKLKNKEVNSLALAIGDIDNFKHLNDTYGHNFGDLALKEVSKVFKNEYENNTNTYVARWGGEEFLILFSNYSYNDVLNSLEKSRKSIEKLQIKDNLNETSVTISIGVSYSINLINKDVLITKADAALYSAKDSGKNRVKLVNLG, encoded by the coding sequence TTGAAAGAGATTAGAAGAGTTGATAATTTTGAATATATAATAAAAGTTACCGTTGTTATTATTGGCTTAGTTCATCTTATATATGCTGTTAGTTTTACTCTAACGGGGCTATATTTCTTATTACCTTCTAGCTTAATTCAAATTATTATTTCTTTATTAGTAGCTTATGTAGTGTTGATAAGAAACAAGGGATATGCAATTGCTACTTTATATGCGCATTTAGATATATTATTTTCTTGTTGTTATTGCACTTATTATCTTGGATGGGGCTATGGTTTTACTATGATAATAGTTCTTTTATTATCATTAGCATATTTACAAAATTTCAATACTTTCTTAGTTCCAATAGGTATAGGACTTGTAGAAGCGACTGCTTTTTTTGTAATGCTTTATATTACAAAAGATACTCCAAATTATCCAAATCCTTATATGCCATATATAAATATAGCTAATTTTTTATTTATGGTAGTTACATTGCTAGTTTATATTTGGCTAAATGATAGAGAAAACGCCAAGATTATTAAGCAACTTGATGCTAGAAAAGAATTCTTACAATATAAAGCTGAAAATGATTATTTAACCACACTTTTAAATCGTCGTGCTATGAATGAGATATTAGATAATATGTTAGAAAAATTAAAAAATAAAGAAGTAAATTCTTTAGCATTAGCAATAGGAGATATTGATAATTTCAAGCATTTAAACGATACTTATGGTCATAATTTTGGAGATTTAGCTTTAAAAGAAGTTTCTAAAGTGTTTAAAAACGAATATGAAAACAATACAAATACTTATGTGGCTAGATGGGGTGGAGAAGAATTTTTAATACTATTTAGCAATTACTCTTACAATGATGTTTTAAATTCTTTAGAAAAAAGTAGAAAATCTATTGAAAAATTACAAATTAAAGATAATTTAAATGAAACTAGCGTTACTATTTCAATAGGTGTTAGTTATTCTATAAATTTAATTAATAAAGATGTATTGATAACAAAAGCAGATGCAGCACTTTATAGTGCAAAAGACTCTGGAAAAAATAGAGTAAAGTTAGTTAATTTAGGTTAG
- a CDS encoding GGDEF domain-containing protein, producing the protein MGSFLDQDDLVVAKKIARYILIIFSTLYFLLSILMGWLGHNYPMFVNLFLACIYLYSLKKLDLLEVNSLVYTVHFVCIVYAIFMVLYFGWSFGAQYFLIPCIAFCYVGQFENRKIIYTLAIFESIVFELLYIFMEVNKYTLQNQLYVLGYNINGIFYIIHSLFACLTIIIVMYFLKIKVYKTIETKENANEVLSINASTDPLTYLLNRWAFMEKIHLIQYKKNFHFALIDIDFFKKVNDTYGHSVGDEVLRVTASCIKLNFSRYTDMIARWGGEEFLVFALGCSEEEFYEACNNFRKELKNNKFCAGDFTISASVGCLHVNGDFSYSNFDNYIKKVDELLYMAKNSGRNRIEAKRIEDE; encoded by the coding sequence ATGGGAAGTTTTTTAGATCAAGATGATTTAGTTGTAGCAAAAAAAATTGCTAGATATATACTAATTATATTTTCAACATTATATTTTTTATTATCTATTTTAATGGGTTGGTTAGGTCATAACTATCCTATGTTTGTTAATTTGTTTTTAGCTTGTATATATTTGTATTCATTAAAAAAGTTAGATTTATTAGAAGTCAATAGTTTAGTATATACGGTGCATTTTGTTTGTATAGTTTATGCTATTTTTATGGTTCTTTATTTTGGTTGGAGTTTTGGAGCTCAATATTTTTTAATACCTTGTATAGCTTTTTGTTATGTAGGTCAATTTGAAAATAGAAAAATTATCTATACATTAGCAATTTTTGAGAGTATAGTTTTTGAATTATTGTATATATTTATGGAAGTTAATAAATATACCTTACAAAATCAATTATATGTGCTTGGATACAATATTAATGGCATATTTTATATTATTCATAGCTTATTTGCGTGTCTTACAATTATAATTGTTATGTATTTTTTAAAAATTAAAGTTTATAAAACAATTGAGACAAAAGAAAATGCAAATGAAGTTTTAAGTATTAATGCTTCTACAGACCCGCTTACATATTTACTAAATCGTTGGGCTTTTATGGAAAAAATTCATTTAATTCAATATAAAAAGAATTTTCATTTTGCTTTAATAGATATAGATTTTTTTAAAAAAGTTAATGATACTTATGGGCATAGTGTTGGAGATGAAGTTTTAAGAGTAACCGCAAGTTGCATAAAGCTTAATTTTTCAAGATACACTGATATGATTGCTAGGTGGGGCGGGGAAGAATTCTTAGTATTTGCATTAGGTTGCAGTGAAGAAGAATTTTATGAAGCGTGTAATAATTTTAGAAAAGAGCTAAAAAATAATAAATTCTGTGCTGGCGATTTTACGATAAGTGCTAGCGTTGGTTGTTTGCATGTAAATGGCGATTTTTCATATAGTAATTTTGATAATTATATTAAAAAAGTTGATGAATTATTGTATATGGCAAAAAATAGCGGTAGAAATAGGATAGAAGCAAAGCGTATAGAAGATGAATGA
- a CDS encoding GGDEF domain-containing protein: MNEFRKIDNIRQLVKITMILLTITHTTYGSVFYFLGLYPMVNIKFIEAFIALVATIFILKIDKYHNIAVYFTHASVLLSCSICTYILGQGYGFLIVMIALLSLGYVHDFSSSKYPLIIGIFEIILFIVTIIITKDVPDFESEYMVFVYVFNVINITSVIIFYSFYTHSIDENESKILEKESIKLQNKADYDYLTNILNRRAMNEILHIYHNYFQKDQIRSMVIVLGDIDNFKSLNDECGHNFGDIVLKNTAKIIKDKISKRASSYVARWGGEEFLMLLTGLSIDESEELMNEIREDFANYTHKDGYNARKTTITFGICYSLRLESIDYMLSQADNALYSGKKSGKNKVETIVLGQI, from the coding sequence ATGAATGAATTTAGAAAGATAGATAATATAAGACAATTAGTAAAAATCACAATGATTTTACTAACAATAACCCATACTACTTATGGGAGTGTGTTTTATTTTCTAGGTCTTTATCCTATGGTTAATATTAAGTTTATTGAAGCTTTTATTGCTTTAGTAGCTACGATTTTTATTTTAAAAATTGACAAATATCATAATATTGCTGTTTATTTTACACATGCTTCTGTTTTGCTGTCTTGTTCAATTTGCACATATATTTTAGGGCAAGGATATGGTTTTTTAATAGTTATGATAGCACTTTTATCTCTTGGCTATGTTCATGACTTTAGCAGTTCTAAATATCCTTTGATTATTGGTATTTTTGAAATTATTTTATTTATAGTTACAATAATTATTACAAAAGATGTTCCTGATTTTGAAAGCGAATATATGGTTTTTGTATATGTATTTAATGTTATAAATATTACTTCTGTAATTATTTTTTATTCGTTTTATACGCATAGTATTGATGAGAATGAAAGTAAAATATTAGAAAAAGAAAGCATTAAATTACAAAATAAAGCTGATTATGATTATTTGACAAATATTTTAAATCGTCGTGCAATGAATGAAATTTTACATATATATCATAATTATTTTCAAAAAGACCAGATTCGTTCTATGGTAATTGTCTTAGGTGATATTGATAATTTTAAGAGTTTAAATGATGAGTGCGGTCATAATTTTGGAGATATTGTTCTTAAAAATACAGCAAAAATCATTAAAGATAAAATATCTAAAAGAGCTTCTAGTTATGTAGCTAGATGGGGTGGAGAAGAGTTTTTAATGCTATTAACAGGTCTTAGCATAGATGAAAGTGAAGAACTAATGAATGAGATTAGGGAAGATTTTGCTAACTATACTCATAAAGATGGTTATAATGCTAGGAAAACTACAATTACTTTTGGAATTTGTTATTCTTTAAGACTTGAAAGTATAGATTATATGCTATCTCAAGCTGATAATGCCTTATATAGTGGTAAAAAATCAGGTAAAAATAAAGTAGAAACTATAGTTTTAGGACAAATATGA
- a CDS encoding GGDEF domain-containing protein, with amino-acid sequence MIDFEKRKYELVEVLQAEKIMKGILVFNLVYALIMIINDIPYLFLTYFMLAGLFLVSLVFVKSNNFNACIYVTFFSCFVFSASSIYYLGWGYGFEYYILPIISYFYIGIYRKKYIIYLIATFGLIYYLAMYYFFCVNDYSLDIPLYLFSDGSKFYFNCFNGIVVSTIFVIVSSVLRKQIYIELENRQNINKKLDKSANFDYLTRLMNRWCFIDSIEDLNIKSKVSIALIDVDYFKKVNDTYGHSVGDEVLKNCANLMRKHFGEYTDLICRWGGEEFLILAYNVSALDFENACENFRIEYSNSTFSVESLTTSVSIGLVFIEDNFANNILDEYITRVDKCLYEAKNTGRNKIIKNII; translated from the coding sequence ATGATAGATTTTGAAAAAAGAAAATATGAACTAGTAGAAGTTTTACAAGCTGAAAAAATTATGAAAGGTATTTTAGTTTTTAATTTAGTATATGCTTTAATAATGATAATTAATGATATTCCTTATTTGTTTTTAACGTATTTTATGCTAGCTGGATTATTTTTAGTATCGTTAGTATTTGTTAAGAGTAATAATTTTAATGCTTGTATTTATGTTACTTTTTTTTCTTGTTTTGTTTTTTCTGCTAGCTCAATTTATTATCTTGGGTGGGGTTATGGGTTTGAATATTATATATTACCTATAATATCTTATTTTTATATAGGTATTTATAGGAAAAAATACATTATATATTTAATAGCGACTTTCGGACTTATTTATTATTTGGCAATGTATTATTTTTTTTGTGTGAATGATTATTCTTTAGATATACCTTTATATTTATTTAGCGATGGTTCTAAATTCTATTTTAATTGTTTTAATGGGATTGTAGTATCAACTATTTTTGTAATTGTATCAAGTGTTTTAAGAAAACAAATATATATTGAATTAGAAAATAGACAAAATATAAATAAAAAGCTTGATAAAAGTGCAAATTTTGATTATTTAACAAGACTTATGAATAGATGGTGTTTTATAGATAGTATTGAAGATTTAAATATTAAAAGTAAGGTAAGTATTGCTTTAATAGATGTTGATTATTTTAAAAAAGTAAATGATACTTACGGACATAGTGTGGGAGATGAAGTATTAAAAAATTGTGCAAATTTAATGAGAAAGCATTTTGGAGAATATACTGATTTGATTTGTAGATGGGGTGGAGAAGAATTTTTAATATTAGCTTATAATGTATCTGCTTTAGATTTTGAAAATGCTTGTGAGAATTTTAGAATAGAGTATTCAAATTCTACATTTTCTGTTGAAAGCTTAACTACTAGCGTTAGTATAGGTTTAGTTTTTATAGAAGATAATTTTGCTAATAATATTTTAGATGAATATATAACAAGAGTTGATAAGTGTTTATATGAGGCTAAAAATACAGGTAGAAATAAAATAATAAAAAATATAATTTAA